One Yoonia sp. BS5-3 genomic window carries:
- a CDS encoding ATP-binding protein: MVSFNLLIFAALSYVAILFAVAFLAEQRAAAGHSNWLQSPLIYTLSLSIYCTAWTFYGAVGYAARSGLEFVTIYLGPTLVMVGWWWLLRKLVRIGRTQRLTSIADLVSSRFGKSTLLGVMVTVISVIAATPYIALQLQSVTLSFAVFARPNAGLWEPADYNATAVWVALGLAVFTILFGTRNLDVNERHHGIVMAIAVEAVVKLMALLAVGIFVVWQVAGGPGEMLQRIETSDITLWEQDNGRWISLIFLSGAAFICLPRMFQVLVVENVDERHLRIASWAFPSYLFLMSLFVVPIAVVGLDLLPTGSNPDLFVLTIPIAQGRDGLAVLSFLGGFSSATSMVIVATIALATMVSNHIVVPAWLHMQSGEHAMMSGDVRQVILLARRLSIAGILMLGFIYYRLSGGGTALAAIGLVSFTGTVQILPALVGGIFWRGATRIGAALGLATGLMIWTWTLFLPSFGADAAISQAVFAQGPFGIAWLRPQALFGIAGLDPLVHGIMWSMLLNTAMFVIGSLLSFPAPLERLQGAQFVNVFERSAAAPAWSSAAADAEDLLIMSQRILGSREAQAIFEAEAASQGLTGYLPEVTAGFIQRLERELAGSVGAATAHAMIGQLTGGSGVSVDDLIAVADEAAQILEYSNKLEAKSAEQEQTARALRDANDKLTALSIQKDAFLSQISHELRTPMTSIRSFSDILRDETTPAQARERYAGIINDEAMRLTRLLDDLLDLSVLENGQVVLNEQSGDLSSLIDRAVDAAGVQEGGLRVSRDLAAEKVTLFADLDRLAQVFINLISNARKYCDAAEPALTITVSKNEDFYFVDFIDNGNGISPENEELIFEKFSRVSDQSQAGGAGLGLAICREIMHRLGGDVTYLRSGPGAAFRVTLPMSKMPHALG, translated from the coding sequence ATGGTTTCCTTTAACCTTCTGATCTTTGCGGCGCTGAGCTATGTCGCAATCTTATTTGCCGTCGCCTTTCTTGCCGAACAAAGGGCCGCCGCAGGACATTCTAATTGGCTGCAATCGCCGCTGATTTATACTTTATCGCTTAGCATCTATTGCACCGCCTGGACCTTTTATGGCGCTGTTGGGTATGCTGCGCGGTCGGGGCTTGAGTTTGTAACGATCTACCTGGGGCCAACGCTGGTAATGGTTGGTTGGTGGTGGCTGTTGCGCAAGCTGGTGCGGATTGGACGAACGCAGCGCTTAACCTCGATTGCTGATCTTGTCTCGTCACGCTTTGGTAAATCGACGCTTTTAGGGGTCATGGTCACTGTGATTTCAGTGATCGCAGCAACCCCTTATATTGCGCTGCAGCTCCAATCTGTGACCTTGTCTTTCGCTGTTTTCGCCCGCCCCAACGCGGGGTTATGGGAACCGGCTGATTATAATGCGACGGCAGTCTGGGTCGCGCTCGGCCTCGCTGTTTTTACGATTTTGTTCGGCACACGCAATCTGGATGTAAATGAACGTCACCATGGCATTGTGATGGCCATCGCGGTTGAGGCGGTCGTGAAATTGATGGCATTGCTGGCTGTGGGCATATTTGTTGTGTGGCAGGTTGCTGGCGGGCCCGGCGAGATGTTGCAGCGTATTGAAACCTCGGACATTACCCTATGGGAGCAAGATAACGGACGCTGGATCAGCCTGATCTTTCTCTCAGGTGCCGCGTTCATCTGCCTGCCCCGGATGTTTCAGGTGCTTGTCGTTGAAAACGTCGATGAGCGGCACTTGCGGATCGCCAGCTGGGCCTTTCCAAGCTACCTTTTTCTGATGAGCCTGTTTGTAGTGCCGATTGCGGTCGTGGGGCTCGATCTGCTGCCGACGGGAAGCAACCCGGATCTGTTCGTTCTGACGATCCCGATTGCGCAGGGCCGCGACGGGCTTGCAGTCTTGTCATTCCTGGGCGGATTTTCCTCTGCCACATCCATGGTGATCGTTGCGACAATTGCGCTGGCAACGATGGTGTCGAACCATATCGTCGTCCCAGCCTGGCTGCATATGCAATCAGGCGAGCATGCGATGATGTCTGGTGACGTTCGCCAGGTGATCTTGCTGGCGCGCAGGTTGTCCATTGCCGGGATTTTGATGCTGGGCTTTATCTACTACCGGCTTTCGGGCGGGGGGACCGCGTTGGCCGCAATCGGTCTGGTGTCATTTACAGGAACTGTACAGATTCTGCCTGCTCTGGTTGGCGGCATCTTTTGGCGTGGCGCGACCCGTATCGGCGCGGCGCTTGGGCTGGCGACAGGTCTGATGATTTGGACCTGGACTTTGTTCTTGCCAAGCTTCGGTGCTGATGCGGCGATCAGCCAAGCTGTATTTGCCCAGGGCCCATTTGGCATTGCCTGGCTGCGCCCGCAGGCTTTGTTTGGGATCGCGGGGCTTGATCCGCTGGTGCATGGGATCATGTGGTCGATGCTGTTGAATACAGCGATGTTTGTCATCGGATCGTTGCTAAGTTTCCCCGCTCCGCTTGAACGCTTGCAGGGCGCGCAATTTGTTAATGTGTTTGAACGCTCGGCCGCCGCCCCAGCCTGGAGCAGCGCCGCCGCAGATGCAGAAGATTTGCTGATTATGTCCCAGCGCATCTTAGGCAGCCGCGAGGCGCAGGCGATTTTCGAAGCGGAAGCGGCCAGCCAAGGATTAACAGGCTATTTGCCCGAAGTGACAGCCGGTTTCATTCAACGGCTTGAACGTGAGCTTGCGGGGTCCGTGGGTGCGGCGACCGCTCATGCCATGATCGGCCAGCTAACCGGCGGAAGCGGCGTGTCCGTGGATGATCTGATCGCGGTGGCCGACGAGGCCGCCCAGATTTTGGAATATTCCAACAAGCTTGAGGCAAAATCGGCTGAACAAGAACAGACGGCCCGGGCTTTGCGCGACGCCAATGACAAACTGACGGCGTTGTCGATCCAGAAGGATGCATTTCTCAGTCAGATCAGTCATGAACTGCGCACGCCCATGACCTCAATCCGGTCGTTTTCCGACATCCTGCGCGATGAAACCACACCGGCCCAGGCCAGAGAGCGTTACGCCGGGATCATCAATGATGAAGCTATGCGCCTGACCCGGCTGTTGGATGACCTGCTGGATCTTTCAGTGCTTGAAAATGGGCAGGTCGTGCTGAATGAGCAAAGCGGGGATCTGTCCTCTCTGATCGACCGTGCGGTTGATGCGGCTGGCGTGCAAGAGGGTGGATTGCGCGTAAGCCGTGACCTTGCGGCCGAGAAAGTAACGCTGTTTGCCGATTTGGACCGGTTGGCGCAGGTCTTCATTAATCTGATCTCAAATGCGCGAAAATATTGTGACGCGGCAGAGCCTGCTTTAACGATCACTGTCTCCAAGAATGAAGACTTCTATTTTGTTGATTTTATTGACAATGGCAACGGGATTTCACCAGAGAATGAAGAGCTGATTTTTGAAAAATTCTCGCGCGTGTCTGACCAGTCTCAGGCAGGGGGCGCGGGCCTGGGATTGGCGATTTGTCGTGAGATCATGCATCGCTTAGGTGGCGATGTGACCTATTTGCGCAGCGGTCCGGGGGCTGCTTTTCGGGTGACGTTGCCCATGTCAAAAATGCCTCATGCGTTAGGATAA
- a CDS encoding FliM/FliN family flagellar motor C-terminal domain-containing protein, with protein MADNSHTSILRRMTDPQADEVAQSPLTTSRAVRMAMTKAAHSALGLAVTVTAIEEGAQPLDAMLPDLPDDLMMVALHRQGVPVGLIGLDMQVRAAVVELQTIGRVGKFAPEFRVATSTDKQMSDRFMAALLQDLTESVAGTEFEGWLDGLTHQDMIVDIRAAALILDDMEYRTLRMNIDLGVEGRAGQVLLALPLNTAEPAPVTPAAEKLPWDPSFRMAVADAPCVLDVELHRFSISLAQAENLQVGQVLALPDCTVSSAQLVSTDGLVRLPAKLGQMGGKRAVRIEQAPTMGMSDLGALSTDQTAAAGGPMIPDLPNPMEHDAVDMALEEPDIEAAVDAPAIETAAFDESALEAGAFDPSAIETDADPMDLPEIDIAPMSLELPE; from the coding sequence ATGGCCGACAATTCGCACACAAGCATTCTGCGGCGTATGACCGACCCGCAGGCGGATGAAGTAGCGCAAAGCCCGCTGACAACGTCGCGTGCCGTGCGCATGGCCATGACAAAGGCCGCGCACAGTGCTTTGGGGCTGGCTGTGACAGTAACGGCCATTGAAGAGGGTGCGCAGCCCTTGGATGCGATGTTGCCCGACTTACCCGATGATTTGATGATGGTGGCGCTGCATCGGCAAGGGGTGCCGGTTGGATTAATCGGTCTTGATATGCAAGTGCGCGCAGCGGTGGTCGAACTGCAAACCATTGGGCGGGTTGGTAAATTCGCGCCAGAGTTTCGTGTCGCAACCAGCACCGACAAACAGATGAGCGACCGTTTCATGGCCGCGCTTTTGCAGGACCTAACGGAATCTGTCGCAGGCACCGAATTTGAAGGTTGGCTGGATGGGCTGACGCATCAGGACATGATCGTCGATATACGGGCCGCCGCCCTCATATTGGACGACATGGAATATCGTACCTTGCGGATGAATATCGACCTTGGGGTTGAGGGGCGGGCGGGGCAGGTGCTGCTGGCATTGCCGCTGAATACGGCAGAGCCCGCACCCGTCACCCCCGCGGCCGAAAAACTGCCCTGGGATCCGTCCTTCCGTATGGCGGTTGCCGATGCGCCCTGCGTTTTGGATGTGGAGTTGCATCGCTTTAGCATATCGCTCGCCCAGGCCGAAAATCTGCAGGTCGGACAGGTTTTGGCCTTGCCCGATTGCACGGTGTCATCAGCGCAATTGGTTTCGACCGATGGCTTGGTCAGGCTGCCGGCAAAGCTGGGGCAGATGGGCGGAAAACGTGCCGTGCGCATCGAGCAGGCCCCCACGATGGGGATGTCTGATCTTGGCGCTCTTTCAACGGATCAAACGGCGGCTGCGGGCGGCCCGATGATCCCCGATTTGCCTAACCCAATGGAACACGATGCAGTTGATATGGCTCTGGAAGAGCCAGACATAGAAGCCGCCGTTGATGCGCCTGCCATAGAAACTGCCGCATTTGACGAAAGTGCCCTCGAGGCGGGGGCGTTTGACCCAAGCGCAATTGAAACCGACGCAGACCCCATGGACTTGCCCGAGATTGATATCGCGCCAATGTCACTAGAACTGCCTGAATAG
- a CDS encoding TIGR01244 family sulfur transferase produces MDIRQICPTYAVSPQIAAEDVPAIAAAGFTTIICNRPDAEIPPSHHADVIETAATAAGLKFVIIPVTHQSLNQDMVQAQKEALASSDGPCLAYCASGTRSSIVWSLGQAGDMTTDDIIAATAAAGYDLAGMRPQLDALAGR; encoded by the coding sequence ATGGATATTCGACAAATTTGCCCGACCTACGCCGTTTCGCCGCAAATCGCGGCTGAGGATGTACCCGCAATTGCTGCCGCCGGTTTCACAACCATCATCTGCAATCGGCCGGACGCGGAAATTCCGCCCAGCCACCATGCAGATGTCATCGAAACCGCCGCAACCGCCGCAGGTTTGAAATTCGTTATTATCCCCGTAACGCATCAAAGCCTGAACCAAGATATGGTTCAGGCCCAGAAAGAGGCGCTTGCATCGTCAGATGGTCCTTGTCTGGCCTATTGCGCTTCTGGCACGCGATCTTCGATCGTTTGGTCCTTGGGACAGGCCGGCGACATGACAACCGATGATATTATCGCTGCGACTGCTGCCGCAGGCTATGATCTGGCTGGTATGCGCCCGCAACTGGATGCACTTGCCGGGCGCTAA
- a CDS encoding DUF6691 family protein, whose product MRGLIAFVAGAVFGAGLLVSGMTDTTKVQGWLDIFGDWNPTLAFVMGGAIIPMAIAWRFTIGRKPVLGGSFPPQSDAKPGRNLVIGSTLFGAGWGLAGLCPGPAMASLGFGGSGAILFLVAMMAGMAAAPTLRSRLDAQSAAV is encoded by the coding sequence ATGCGCGGTCTTATTGCTTTTGTCGCTGGTGCGGTTTTTGGTGCTGGTCTGCTTGTCTCTGGGATGACAGACACAACCAAGGTGCAAGGTTGGCTTGATATTTTCGGTGACTGGAATCCGACATTGGCCTTTGTCATGGGCGGTGCGATCATCCCAATGGCCATCGCGTGGCGGTTCACGATTGGGCGTAAACCGGTGCTCGGCGGTTCGTTCCCCCCGCAATCCGACGCCAAGCCCGGCAGAAACCTGGTCATCGGCTCAACACTGTTTGGGGCTGGCTGGGGGCTTGCAGGCCTCTGCCCGGGTCCTGCTATGGCCTCTTTGGGCTTCGGAGGTTCGGGCGCGATCTTGTTTCTTGTGGCGATGATGGCGGGTATGGCCGCCGCCCCCACGTTACGCAGCCGTCTGGACGCGCAGAGCGCAGCCGTATAA
- a CDS encoding YeeE/YedE thiosulfate transporter family protein produces the protein MHIDWIMGLAGGVLIGVAGAIFLLANGRIMGASGLLGGLVDGTGQHDWAERAAFIAGLVVTPAIIAFAMGGAQTHLTGNIAVILIAGILVGIGTRLANGCTSGHGVCGISRLSLRGIVATVFYIGAGGLTVIIFKHLLGII, from the coding sequence ATGCATATCGATTGGATCATGGGGCTCGCTGGCGGCGTGCTCATCGGGGTGGCTGGCGCCATCTTTCTTTTGGCAAATGGGCGGATCATGGGTGCGTCCGGCCTGTTGGGTGGGCTTGTCGATGGCACGGGCCAACATGATTGGGCCGAGCGAGCAGCGTTCATCGCAGGCTTGGTTGTTACCCCTGCCATCATCGCATTCGCCATGGGCGGTGCCCAGACGCATTTGACCGGCAATATCGCGGTTATTTTGATTGCAGGCATCCTTGTCGGTATCGGCACACGCCTGGCCAATGGCTGCACCTCTGGTCATGGGGTTTGCGGCATATCGCGCCTGTCCTTGCGGGGGATTGTCGCCACCGTTTTCTACATCGGAGCGGGCGGGCTTACCGTGATCATTTTCAAACATCTTCTGGGGATCATCTGA
- a CDS encoding MBL fold metallo-hydrolase — translation MTPDVKAFFDDATNTVSYVVCEPQGRACAIIDSVLDYDPASGRTDTSSADQIIAWVKTENRQVAWILESHVHADHLSAAPYLQTHLGGKVGIGQNITVVQNTFGKVFNEGTAFQRDGSQFDALFEDGDSFHIGQLRADVLHTPGHTPACLTYVIGDTAFVGDTLFMPDFGTARCDFPGGSAKDLFASIQKILSLPDETRIFVGHDYKAPGRDEFAWETTVGEQKALNIHIGAGRPMEEFVAMRTARDAKLGMPRLILPSLQTNMRAGHLPEPEGNGQRYFKVPINQI, via the coding sequence GTGACACCAGACGTGAAAGCCTTCTTCGACGACGCAACGAACACCGTGTCCTACGTCGTTTGCGAGCCACAAGGGCGTGCATGTGCGATTATCGACAGTGTCTTAGATTACGATCCTGCGTCGGGGCGAACCGACACCAGCTCAGCCGATCAAATCATCGCCTGGGTCAAAACCGAAAACCGACAAGTCGCTTGGATTTTGGAAAGCCATGTGCACGCCGATCATCTGTCTGCGGCACCTTACTTGCAAACCCATCTGGGCGGAAAAGTCGGTATTGGTCAAAACATCACGGTGGTTCAAAACACGTTTGGCAAAGTCTTTAACGAGGGGACCGCATTTCAACGCGATGGATCGCAGTTTGATGCCCTGTTTGAGGATGGTGACAGCTTTCATATCGGCCAGTTGCGGGCAGATGTGTTGCACACGCCCGGACACACACCCGCTTGCCTGACTTACGTCATCGGCGATACAGCCTTTGTGGGTGACACGCTCTTTATGCCCGATTTCGGGACAGCCAGATGCGATTTCCCCGGTGGGTCGGCCAAGGACCTATTTGCCTCGATCCAGAAAATCCTCAGCCTGCCGGACGAAACCCGGATATTCGTCGGGCATGATTACAAGGCACCAGGACGTGATGAATTCGCGTGGGAAACCACAGTGGGCGAGCAAAAAGCCCTGAATATTCACATTGGCGCAGGGCGACCAATGGAAGAATTTGTCGCAATGCGTACCGCGCGGGATGCCAAACTTGGGATGCCCCGGCTGATACTGCCGTCACTGCAAACCAATATGCGTGCTGGACATCTTCCTGAACCGGAAGGCAACGGTCAACGCTATTTCAAAGTGCCGATCAACCAGATCTAG
- a CDS encoding metalloregulator ArsR/SmtB family transcription factor yields the protein MTNNTPILTDPMDAAAGEAAEMLKALSNPGRLRILCALVPGQMTVGELEKTLGASQSYVSGQLLRLRNEGLVTCDRDGRSMHYRLSDPRVRPLLEKIYELFCPDA from the coding sequence ATGACCAATAACACGCCAATCCTGACCGACCCTATGGACGCTGCCGCCGGTGAAGCCGCCGAGATGCTCAAAGCGTTGTCCAACCCCGGTCGGTTGCGGATCTTATGTGCATTGGTCCCCGGTCAAATGACCGTGGGCGAGCTTGAAAAGACGCTTGGGGCCAGTCAGTCTTATGTTTCTGGTCAGTTGTTACGTCTGCGTAACGAAGGCTTGGTCACATGTGATCGGGACGGGCGTAGCATGCATTATCGCCTGTCTGATCCGCGTGTGCGCCCCCTTCTTGAAAAGATTTACGAGCTGTTTTGCCCAGACGCATAA
- a CDS encoding acyl-CoA dehydrogenase family protein has product MDLGQTERLKPVLASVKAMIKDEIAPMDEAFLAEVEKGDRWVLTARQSEILENLKSHAQAKGLWNFWDTLGDGPKLSTVEYAYLAEEMGKSHLAAEVFNCNAPDTGNMEVFARFGTAAMKTRWLKPLMAGQIRSAYLMTEPDIASSDATNIAMRCERQGDEYVLNGEKWWATGAGDPRCAVHIVMVRSSNDAPKHQQHSMIVVPADSPGITKLRAMEVYGHDDAPHGHIHFRYDNVRVPAENLLLGEGRGFEIAQNRLGPGRIHHCMRAIGQAEKALSLMCARSVSRHAFGKPLAQLGENFDLIAKARMDIEQARLLCLKAAWMMDQGDKRASAPWISQIKVVAPQVALAVTDMAIQMHGAAGVSQDTPLARQWTHLRTLRLADGPDAVHRRQVARAELAHYASGQNSS; this is encoded by the coding sequence ATGGATCTGGGTCAAACAGAGCGGCTGAAGCCAGTTTTGGCATCGGTGAAGGCGATGATCAAAGATGAGATCGCCCCAATGGATGAAGCATTTTTGGCCGAGGTCGAAAAAGGGGATCGCTGGGTCCTGACAGCGCGACAGAGCGAGATTTTGGAAAACCTCAAATCTCACGCCCAGGCGAAAGGTCTGTGGAACTTTTGGGACACGTTGGGCGATGGTCCCAAGCTCAGCACGGTCGAATATGCCTATTTGGCCGAAGAAATGGGTAAAAGCCACCTGGCGGCCGAAGTCTTTAACTGCAATGCGCCCGATACCGGCAATATGGAGGTCTTTGCCAGGTTTGGTACTGCGGCGATGAAAACACGCTGGCTGAAGCCTCTGATGGCCGGGCAAATACGATCAGCCTATTTGATGACTGAACCTGACATCGCCAGTTCGGATGCGACCAATATCGCGATGCGCTGTGAACGCCAAGGCGATGAATACGTCCTGAACGGGGAAAAATGGTGGGCAACAGGTGCCGGTGATCCCCGCTGTGCCGTACATATTGTGATGGTGCGTAGCAGCAATGACGCCCCGAAACATCAGCAACACAGCATGATCGTTGTGCCGGCAGACAGCCCAGGCATCACAAAGCTGCGCGCGATGGAGGTTTACGGCCACGATGATGCCCCCCATGGGCATATTCACTTTCGCTATGACAACGTGCGCGTGCCTGCAGAAAACCTACTGCTTGGTGAAGGGCGCGGTTTTGAAATTGCGCAAAACCGGCTTGGCCCTGGCCGCATCCATCATTGCATGCGCGCGATTGGACAGGCCGAAAAAGCGCTTTCGTTGATGTGCGCACGCTCCGTATCGCGACATGCGTTTGGCAAGCCACTTGCCCAACTTGGCGAGAATTTCGACCTGATCGCGAAGGCCCGGATGGATATTGAACAGGCGCGCTTGCTATGCCTTAAAGCCGCATGGATGATGGATCAGGGCGACAAACGCGCATCTGCGCCCTGGATCAGCCAAATCAAGGTCGTCGCGCCGCAAGTCGCATTGGCCGTGACGGATATGGCCATTCAAATGCACGGTGCCGCGGGGGTTTCGCAGGACACGCCGCTTGCCCGCCAATGGACGCATTTGCGTACCCTGCGCCTTGCTGATGGCCCCGATGCCGTGCATCGCAGGCAAGTCGCGCGGGCGGAATTGGCGCATTATGCGTCTGGGCAAAACAGCTCGTAA
- a CDS encoding phosphotransferase family protein, giving the protein MNGIGASGRGDVNQRVAPGLWIASNATMQEAAPDLGMNHAQLDAHLTDAIPEFETLQTVSKFGTGQSNPTYKLEAASGTYVLRSKPPGRLLPSAHAVDREYRVMQALAGTDVPVPEMLYLADAQNAPSRRAFFVMRYLPGRIFWDPALPEQDKPERKAIYDAMNAALAALHDVDPATVGLSDFGKPGNYFARQLDRWSRQYLASVADAPSDAMTAIMGWLEQNLPADDGAISLVHGDWRLDNMIFAPNSPQIAGILDWELSTLGHPMADLAYQCMQWRLPNRGDMRGLEGIDRTEYGLPSERDYVTDYAKRRGLVEIENWSFYLVFAVFRLAAILAGVAARARAGNASNPAMARKYGAAVPALAAMATIIIHEGPDQ; this is encoded by the coding sequence TTGAACGGTATTGGCGCATCGGGCAGGGGGGATGTCAATCAACGGGTTGCACCGGGGCTGTGGATCGCCTCAAATGCAACCATGCAGGAAGCAGCACCAGATCTGGGGATGAACCACGCGCAGTTAGACGCGCACCTGACCGATGCAATCCCCGAGTTTGAGACCTTACAGACCGTCAGCAAATTTGGGACGGGGCAATCGAACCCAACTTACAAGTTAGAGGCTGCCAGCGGTACCTATGTTTTGCGCAGCAAACCGCCGGGCAGGCTGTTGCCATCGGCCCACGCAGTCGATCGCGAATATCGCGTGATGCAGGCTTTGGCGGGAACGGATGTGCCTGTTCCGGAAATGCTTTATCTGGCCGATGCGCAAAACGCGCCCAGCCGGCGCGCGTTCTTTGTCATGCGCTATTTGCCGGGACGCATCTTTTGGGACCCGGCATTGCCTGAGCAGGACAAGCCAGAACGCAAGGCGATTTATGACGCTATGAACGCAGCGCTTGCTGCTTTGCATGATGTTGATCCGGCCACCGTAGGTCTGTCCGATTTTGGCAAACCGGGAAATTATTTTGCCCGGCAGTTGGACCGGTGGAGCAGGCAATACCTTGCGTCGGTTGCTGATGCGCCCAGCGACGCGATGACCGCAATTATGGGATGGCTGGAACAGAACCTGCCTGCCGATGATGGCGCCATTTCGTTGGTGCACGGTGACTGGCGGCTGGACAATATGATCTTTGCGCCGAACAGCCCACAGATCGCGGGTATCTTAGATTGGGAGCTTTCAACTCTCGGGCATCCGATGGCTGATCTTGCCTATCAATGTATGCAGTGGCGTTTGCCCAATCGGGGGGATATGCGTGGTCTGGAAGGCATTGACCGGACGGAATATGGCCTGCCAAGCGAACGCGACTATGTCACCGATTACGCCAAGCGGCGCGGTTTGGTTGAGATTGAGAACTGGTCGTTCTACCTGGTTTTTGCAGTCTTTCGACTGGCCGCGATTCTGGCAGGTGTGGCAGCACGGGCGCGCGCAGGAAATGCATCAAATCCTGCGATGGCTCGCAAGTATGGCGCTGCTGTTCCTGCATTGGCTGCGATGGCTACGATCATTATCCATGAAGGGCCGGATCAATAA
- a CDS encoding DUF2312 domain-containing protein: protein MNDESTASSSTVAAQELRQFIERFERLDAEKKDIADAQKEVMAEAKGRGYDTKVMRKVIALRKRDANDLAEEEAVLDMYKSALGM from the coding sequence ATGAATGACGAGAGCACAGCGTCCAGTTCCACCGTTGCGGCCCAAGAGTTGCGTCAGTTTATTGAGCGTTTCGAACGGCTTGACGCTGAGAAGAAAGACATTGCCGACGCGCAAAAAGAAGTGATGGCCGAAGCCAAGGGGCGGGGCTATGACACCAAGGTCATGCGCAAAGTCATCGCGTTGCGCAAACGCGATGCAAATGACTTGGCCGAAGAAGAAGCTGTGCTGGACATGTATAAGTCTGCGCTGGGGATGTAA
- a CDS encoding Arm DNA-binding domain-containing protein has protein sequence MPLSDIKVKNLKSGEKPYKVADFEGLFVLVKVSGAKSWRFKYRIDRKEKLLVIGDYPAVSLAKARQARDLAKMQLADGIDPNEAKQERRRLRLEAKGHTFEKVGTSFLAKQRKEGKSAATLSKTEYHLKLANSDFGRCLTSAPMGQFRPI, from the coding sequence GTGCCCCTAAGCGACATCAAAGTGAAGAACCTGAAATCCGGTGAAAAACCTTACAAGGTCGCTGACTTCGAGGGTCTATTCGTCTTGGTGAAAGTGAGCGGTGCCAAGTCTTGGCGCTTCAAATATCGGATCGATAGGAAGGAAAAACTTCTGGTCATTGGTGACTATCCGGCAGTTAGCCTCGCAAAGGCGCGACAGGCACGTGATTTGGCCAAAATGCAGCTAGCCGACGGGATCGACCCAAACGAAGCCAAGCAAGAGCGAAGGAGGCTTCGATTAGAGGCGAAGGGTCACACATTCGAAAAGGTCGGTACGTCGTTCCTCGCCAAGCAGCGCAAAGAGGGGAAATCTGCGGCGACTTTGTCCAAAACAGAGTATCATCTCAAACTTGCTAATAGCGACTTTGGCCGCTGTCTGACGTCAGCGCCTATGGGACAGTTTAGGCCGATTTGA